A genomic stretch from candidate division WOR-3 bacterium includes:
- a CDS encoding tetratricopeptide repeat protein, whose protein sequence is MTTARGKNGGSHPPSKNVGKRTASRTCGQVHPFAMPRRQRGRPTCTPTWLLVAVVVLGAGLRVANILDISDSPSFTRPVIDGQAYDRWALAIIGRPSTPEVAATVKAPFYQDPLYPYLLALVYSVFGHSYWAVYLLQFVLGVLLLLIVYDTAQRLFDWRAGIIAAVFAALYKPFIFYESQIEKTALAIFLTALFIFLFVRALTQERQVPGRSPGIRSLLWPFTSGLGLGLAALTRANMLLFTPLLPLALALRPPATGRKPRIASAAAGLLGALLIIAPVSIRNSLLAREFVLTTTQAGQNLYIGNSPYNATGQYQAPPWVRPTTEFEQSDFARHASRAAGKPLSPSAVSRFYTREAIHWATRHGRDFTKLLWRKTMLYFNDYEVPDNEDMYSFARHSWVLRLPLLSFGLVFALGSAAMVLTARGLGRVSLTIFFFASAASVIVFFIFSRYRTPALPALLPFAGAMLPWLVDSIRAAAEDRGRPGSKWLPRLAGGFTLVLVALALTLYPLRRSNSRNEAAQGLVNLGVLYYHESDTSRAIAAFEDALSMYPGQAEASRNLGIIMFERGAMDRAFQLLSDAARTAPSTPSTHFFLGGIHKRRGQLEAACLELGKAVGLAPEQADFRAELADVLQKLDRYSQAIPQYDTAIQLVPENLALRYNYMVCLYKVGRLDDARLQLAAIRRLGGTVGPDFDSLLKQNHSTQ, encoded by the coding sequence ATGACCACGGCCCGGGGGAAAAACGGGGGCTCCCATCCCCCTTCGAAGAACGTAGGGAAGCGCACGGCAAGCCGAACCTGTGGGCAGGTCCATCCATTTGCGATGCCGCGCCGACAGCGTGGCCGGCCGACCTGCACTCCCACATGGCTTCTCGTCGCGGTAGTTGTCCTGGGCGCCGGACTGCGCGTCGCCAACATCCTCGACATCTCGGACTCGCCGTCTTTCACGCGTCCGGTGATCGACGGACAGGCCTACGACCGGTGGGCGCTGGCCATCATCGGCAGGCCCAGCACGCCGGAAGTGGCTGCGACGGTCAAGGCACCGTTCTACCAGGACCCGCTCTACCCCTACCTGCTCGCTCTCGTCTACTCGGTGTTCGGACACAGCTACTGGGCAGTCTACCTCCTCCAGTTCGTACTTGGTGTGCTGCTCCTGCTGATCGTCTACGATACGGCCCAGCGTCTTTTCGACTGGCGGGCGGGGATCATTGCCGCGGTCTTCGCCGCGCTATACAAACCGTTCATCTTCTACGAGAGCCAGATTGAAAAGACAGCGCTCGCGATCTTCCTCACCGCCCTGTTTATCTTCCTGTTCGTCAGAGCCCTGACCCAGGAACGGCAAGTCCCGGGCCGCAGCCCGGGCATCCGATCCCTGCTGTGGCCGTTCACCAGCGGGCTCGGGCTGGGCCTTGCCGCCTTGACCCGCGCCAACATGCTGCTGTTCACGCCTCTGCTGCCTCTGGCGCTGGCGCTCAGGCCGCCGGCTACCGGCCGCAAGCCGCGGATCGCGTCCGCGGCCGCCGGCCTCTTGGGCGCACTGCTCATCATCGCCCCGGTGTCCATCCGCAACTCGCTCCTCGCCCGCGAGTTCGTGCTCACTACCACCCAGGCAGGTCAGAACCTCTACATCGGCAACAGCCCCTACAATGCGACCGGCCAGTACCAGGCGCCGCCCTGGGTCAGACCGACGACTGAGTTTGAGCAGTCCGACTTCGCCCGACACGCCAGCAGAGCTGCCGGGAAGCCGCTCTCTCCTTCCGCTGTCTCCCGCTTCTACACCCGAGAGGCAATACACTGGGCAACCAGGCATGGCCGCGATTTCACAAAACTGCTCTGGCGCAAGACTATGCTCTACTTCAACGACTACGAAGTTCCGGACAACGAAGACATGTACTCCTTTGCCCGCCACTCCTGGGTACTGCGTCTTCCCTTGCTGTCATTCGGGCTGGTCTTCGCGCTCGGCTCTGCCGCGATGGTGCTCACCGCCCGTGGTCTTGGACGGGTCTCTCTGACGATCTTCTTCTTCGCGTCAGCGGCATCGGTCATCGTCTTCTTCATCTTCTCCCGCTACCGCACTCCCGCACTGCCGGCCCTGCTACCATTCGCGGGGGCGATGTTGCCGTGGCTCGTTGATTCCATCCGCGCCGCTGCCGAGGACCGCGGCCGGCCGGGCTCAAAGTGGCTACCGCGACTGGCAGGCGGATTCACACTAGTCCTCGTCGCGCTGGCATTGACTTTGTACCCCCTCCGCCGCAGCAACAGCAGGAACGAAGCCGCGCAGGGCCTCGTCAATCTCGGCGTGCTATACTATCACGAGAGCGACACATCAAGAGCCATCGCCGCCTTTGAAGACGCGCTCAGCATGTACCCGGGGCAAGCCGAGGCCTCGCGCAACCTCGGCATAATCATGTTTGAACGCGGTGCTATGGACCGGGCGTTCCAGCTCCTCTCGGATGCAGCGCGCACCGCCCCCTCCACGCCGTCAACCCACTTCTTCCTGGGCGGAATCCACAAGCGCCGGGGACAACTTGAGGCTGCCTGCCTCGAACTCGGCAAAGCGGTGGGCCTGGCACCGGAACAGGCGGACTTCCGCGCCGAACTTGCCGACGTTCTGCAGAAACTCGACAGGTACTCACAGGCAATTCCTCAGTACGACACGGCGATACAGCTCGTGCCGGAAAACCTTGCACTCCGCTACAACTACATGGTCTGTCTCTACAAGGTTGGCAGGCTCGACGACGCCCGCCTGCAGCTCGCAGCCATCCGCCGCCTCGGCGGGACAGTCGGTCCTGACTTCGACTCGTTGTTGAAGCAGAACCACTCTACGCAGTGA
- the rsxC gene encoding electron transport complex subunit RsxC, which yields MLTFRGGVHPREDKEATEHKSVEVLPLPARVFIPLSQHTGAPSKAVVAKGSLVKTGTLIGEPAGRISAATHASVSGTVADVSDLPHPLTGRRGPTVVIDSDGADTPDDALGERDYSGFTNEQIVETLRLSGVVGLGGAAFPTYFKLTPPKEKPIDTLLINGCECEPFLTADHRLMLEQPAEMVEGVKIMSRVLGVQNVMIVIEDNKPDAVATMTSAAASSGFKVRKLRTKYPQGAEKQLIKACLKREVPSGGLPMDVGCVVQNVGTALAVRDALRLNRPLYERVTTVTGPAIKEPKNLRVRIGTPVKELLQFCGGYAAEVGKLIMGGPMMGIAVSTDEVPVLKGTSGVLVLDRAATVFDEHDCIRCGRCIEACPMGLAPQRLNNLIRRGQLEAAKAEHVKDCIECGCCAYACPAKIRLVHQFKYAKSELAAMERK from the coding sequence ATGCTGACATTTCGCGGCGGTGTCCATCCCCGTGAGGACAAGGAAGCTACCGAACACAAGTCCGTAGAGGTGCTTCCCCTGCCTGCACGGGTCTTCATTCCGTTGTCTCAGCACACCGGCGCGCCCTCGAAAGCGGTCGTCGCGAAGGGCAGCCTGGTGAAGACCGGTACGCTTATCGGCGAGCCGGCCGGCCGCATCTCCGCTGCCACCCACGCTTCGGTCTCCGGCACCGTCGCCGACGTCTCCGACCTGCCTCACCCGCTGACCGGCCGCCGCGGCCCTACAGTAGTCATCGACTCGGACGGCGCGGACACGCCGGATGACGCACTCGGGGAGCGCGACTATTCGGGGTTCACGAATGAACAGATAGTGGAAACCCTGCGCCTCTCCGGAGTCGTCGGCCTGGGCGGCGCGGCCTTCCCGACCTACTTCAAACTCACACCGCCCAAAGAGAAACCGATTGACACCCTGCTCATCAACGGCTGCGAATGCGAGCCCTTCCTGACCGCTGACCATCGGCTGATGCTGGAACAGCCGGCCGAGATGGTCGAAGGCGTGAAGATCATGTCCAGAGTGCTCGGGGTCCAGAATGTCATGATAGTCATCGAGGACAACAAGCCCGATGCTGTAGCGACGATGACTTCCGCGGCCGCCTCATCCGGATTCAAGGTCAGGAAACTCAGGACCAAGTACCCGCAGGGCGCGGAAAAGCAGCTCATCAAGGCCTGCCTCAAGCGCGAGGTGCCGTCCGGGGGACTACCGATGGACGTCGGTTGCGTGGTGCAGAACGTCGGCACTGCGCTGGCGGTACGGGACGCGCTCCGCCTCAATCGACCCCTTTACGAGCGGGTTACGACCGTGACCGGCCCAGCCATCAAGGAGCCGAAGAACCTGCGCGTCCGGATCGGCACGCCGGTGAAGGAGCTGCTTCAATTCTGCGGCGGGTATGCGGCCGAGGTCGGCAAGCTCATCATGGGCGGGCCGATGATGGGTATCGCGGTCAGCACCGACGAGGTACCGGTGCTGAAGGGCACATCCGGTGTGCTCGTGCTCGACCGGGCGGCTACCGTCTTCGATGAGCACGACTGCATCCGCTGCGGCCGCTGCATCGAGGCCTGCCCGATGGGCCTGGCGCCGCAGCGCCTGAACAACCTGATCCGGCGCGGCCAGCTCGAGGCGGCCAAGGCCGAGCACGTGAAGGACTGCATCGAATGCGGGTGCTGCGCCTACGCCTGCCCGGCAAAGATCCGGTTGGTGCACCAGTTCAAGTACGCCAAGTCCGAACTCGCGGCAATGGAGCGCAAGTGA